A single region of the Pelobates fuscus isolate aPelFus1 chromosome 4, aPelFus1.pri, whole genome shotgun sequence genome encodes:
- the LOC134609436 gene encoding tigger transposable element-derived protein 1-like: MAPKKHSGKKKVRSSNKGDKNSNAGDNVQSGNASDKNVQRKHGGKKKVHSSSKGDSKVVKKITIELKKEIIEKHDRGIRVTDLASEYKMAKSTISTILKNKAAIKGADVAKGVTMLTKQRTQVLEEVEKLLLVWLNEKQLAGDSVSEAMICEKARKLHSDLQQRSPSTSAASDEFKASRGWFEKFRRRTGIHSVIRHGEASSSDKAAAEAYKLEFAEFMKTEGYVPQQVFNCDETGLFWKKMPNRTYITQEEKALPGHKPMKDRLTLLLCANASADLKIKPLLVYHSQTPRAFREQNVNKARLPVMWRANAKAWVTRQLFMEWLHEVFAPTVRKYLSDNQLPERCLLLMDNAPAHPPALVDDMDAEYDFIKVKFLPPNTTPLLQPMDQQVICNFKKLYTKALFTRCFNVTKETSLTLKEFWKKHFNVVHCINLIDKAWEEVTSRTLNSAWRKLWPECVAEREHDLEGSDAEVVEEIVSMGKNMGLDVDGADVEELVEEHREELTTEELYELHSEQQKALLEEHSTEEEEEREEVSSDAIKSIMQKWNECHDFFEKHHPNITVTNRVLNLMNDNVVSHFRRVMQRRKRQVTLDRFFRQTEPAARRQRREETPEEDLPDVLMEGDSPPKQ; encoded by the exons ATGGCTCCCAAGAAGCATAGTGGAAAGAAGAAAGTGCGGAGCAGCAATAAAGGTGACAAGAACAGCAATGcag gtgacaatgtgcaaagtggaaatgcaagtgacaagaATGTGCAGCGCAAGCATGGTGGCAAAAAGAAAGTGCACAGCAGTAGTAAAGGTGACAGCAAGGTTGTGAAGAAAATAACCATTGAGCTGAAGAAGGAAATTATAGAAAAGCATGACCGTGGTATTCGTGTGACTGATCTGGCTTCGGAGTACAAGATGGCAAAGTCAACAATTTCGACTATTCTGAAAAACAAAGCCGCCATCAAAGGAGCTGATGTTGCAAAAGGAGTAACAATGTTAACCAAGCAGAGGACACAAGTGCTGGAAGAGGTGGAAAAACTTTTGTTGGTGTGGTTGAATGAGAAACAGCTGGCAGGTGATAGTGTAAGTGAAGCTATGATCTGTGAGAAAGCCAGGAAATTGCACAGTGATTTACAGCAAAGAAGCCCCTCTACAAGTGCAGCAAGTGACGAATTTAAAGCCAGTAGAGGGTGGTTTGAAAAATTCCGCAGGAGAACTGGCATCCACAGTGTGATTAGACATGGTGAGGCTTCCAGTTCTGACAAGGCCGCAGCAGAAGCTTACAAGTTAGAATTTGCAGAATTCATGAAGACAGAAGGATACGTCCCTCAACAAGTGTTCAACTGTGATGAAACAGGGCTCTTCTGGAAAAAAATGCCGAACAGAACCTATATCACACAGGAGGAAAAGGCCCTACCAGGGCACAAGCCCATGAAGGACAGATTGACCCTTTTGCTGTGTGCCAACGCAAGCGCCGATCTGAAAATTAAACCACTACTGGTGTACCATTCTCAGACCCCTCGTGCATTTAGGGAACAAAATGTGAACAAGGCCAGACTGCCCGTCATGTGGAGAGCCAATGCCAAAGCTTGGGTCACAAGGCAATTGTTTATGGAATGGCTGCACGAGGTGTTTGCACCCACCGTCAGAAAATATCTTTCTGATAACCAGCTGCCTGAAAGGTGCCTTCTTCTGATGGACAATGCCCCAGCACACCCTCCAGCCTTGGTGGATGATATGGATGCTGAGTATGACTTCATCAAGGTAAAGTTCCTCCCCCCCAACACAACACCACTTCTGCAGCCCATGGACCAGCAAGTCATCTGCAACTTTAAGAAGCTGTACACAAAGGCGCTCTTCACTAGGTGTTTTAATGTCACTAAAGAGACATCCTTGACTTTGAAAGAATTCTGGAAGAAACATTTCAATGTTGTCCACTGCATTAACCTCATTGACAAAGCCTGGGAAGAGGTCACTTCCCGAACCCTAAATTCAGCCTGGAGGAAACTGTGGCCAGAATGTGTCGCTGAACGTGAACATGACTTAGAAGGGTCTGATGCAGAGGTAGTGGAGGAAATTGTGTCCATGGGCAAGAATATGGGTCTGGACGTTGATGGTGCTGATGTGGAAGAGCTTGTTGAGGAACATAGGGAGGAGCTGACCACGGAAGAACTTTATGAACTCCACAGTGAGCAGCAGAAGGCACTTCTTGAGGAGCATTCCACTGAGGAGGAAGAAGAAAGGGAGGAGGTTAGCAGTGATGCCATAAAATCCATTATGCAAAAATGGAATGAGTGCCATGATTTCTTTGAaaagcaccaccccaacattactGTCACAAACAGAGTGTTAAATCTCATGAATGATAATGTGGTCTCTCATTTCCGGAGGGTTATGCAGCGCAGAAAGAGACAAGTGACATTGGACAGATTTTTCAGACAAACTGAGCCTGCAGCTAGGAGACAAAGGAGAGAGGAAACCCCTGAAGAAGATCTCCCTGATGTCCTTATGGAGGGGGACTCTCCCCCCAAACAATAA